Proteins encoded within one genomic window of Nonomuraea gerenzanensis:
- a CDS encoding glycerophosphodiester phosphodiesterase family protein: MPGRVPVVRVEIHGHRGARGLWPENTLPGMSRTMELGVHALEFDVALTADRRLVLTHDLTVSAVTSADRRPLHAGDPLHPYVGRPINSLTLAQLRTLDVGVRLPRHPDDPFALTQVPMPETRMPTLGAVLGLAGAYDAEGVRMHVELKSDPTRPELTADPELFTEMVIEELDRHGRLGNAAILSFDWRVIAHAAKIAPGTRRFALIELDTLHWNEGTITGGNVPAAARDAGATTLSPEHVMVDETLMAQAAAAGLDVAVWTVNDQALGARMLDLGVAGIVTDYPDRMRELWRERGLELPQPVAPLKPVGV; encoded by the coding sequence GTGCCAGGTAGGGTCCCCGTTGTGCGCGTTGAGATTCATGGTCACCGGGGGGCTCGCGGCCTCTGGCCGGAGAACACCCTGCCCGGGATGAGCCGCACGATGGAGCTGGGCGTGCATGCGCTCGAGTTCGACGTCGCGCTCACCGCCGACCGGCGCCTCGTGCTCACGCACGATCTCACGGTCTCCGCGGTCACCAGTGCCGACCGGCGGCCGCTCCATGCCGGCGACCCGCTCCATCCGTACGTCGGCAGGCCGATCAACTCGCTCACCCTGGCCCAGCTCCGCACGCTGGACGTGGGCGTGCGGCTGCCGCGGCACCCCGACGACCCGTTCGCGCTGACGCAGGTGCCGATGCCGGAGACCCGCATGCCGACGCTCGGCGCGGTGCTCGGCCTGGCCGGTGCCTACGACGCCGAGGGCGTGCGGATGCACGTCGAGCTGAAGTCCGACCCGACCAGGCCGGAGCTGACGGCCGACCCCGAGCTGTTCACCGAGATGGTGATCGAGGAGCTCGACCGGCACGGCAGGCTGGGCAACGCCGCCATCCTCAGCTTCGACTGGCGCGTCATCGCGCACGCCGCCAAGATCGCCCCGGGCACGCGGCGCTTCGCGCTGATCGAGCTCGACACCCTGCACTGGAACGAGGGCACCATCACGGGCGGCAACGTGCCGGCCGCCGCGCGCGACGCGGGGGCCACCACGCTCTCGCCCGAGCATGTCATGGTGGACGAGACGCTGATGGCGCAGGCGGCCGCCGCCGGGCTCGACGTGGCCGTCTGGACCGTCAACGACCAGGCCCTCGGCGCCAGGATGCTGGACCTGGGGGTGGCCGGCATCGTGACCGACTACCCCGACCGCATGCGCGAGCTGTGGCGGGAGCGGGGCCTGGAGCTGCCGCAGCCGGTCGCCCCGCTCAAGCCCGTCGGCGTCTAG
- the purD gene encoding phosphoribosylamine--glycine ligase, whose translation MRVLVIGSGGREHALCRSLSLDPQVSELHCAPGNPGIAQVATVHAVDPLDPGEVAALAGRLRVDLVVVGPEAPLVAGVSDAVREAGFACFGPSRDAAMIEGSKAFAKEIMQAADVPTARSRTCTTEAEAAAALDEFGAPYVVKDDGLAAGKGVVVTGDRAQALAHALACERVVIEEYLDGPEVSLFALCDGSTAVPLQLAQDFKRAYDGDEGPNTGGMGAYTPLPWAPDGLTDQVMREVVHPTIAELSRRGLPYQGVLYVGLALTSKGPKVVEFNARFGDPEAQVILDRLETPLGGLLMASATGELGLDPVFKGGSAVTVVIAAEHYPEAPVKGDAIAGLEPTPDAYVLHAGTTQDGDTLVSNGGRVLSVVGHGPDQESARRAAYDLVGRITMRGSFHRTDIAR comes from the coding sequence GTGCGCGTTCTAGTCATTGGTTCCGGAGGGCGTGAGCACGCCCTGTGCCGTTCACTCAGCCTCGATCCCCAGGTCAGCGAGCTCCACTGCGCGCCAGGCAACCCTGGCATCGCGCAGGTCGCGACCGTACACGCCGTCGATCCGCTCGACCCAGGGGAGGTCGCCGCGCTGGCCGGGCGGCTGCGGGTCGATCTCGTGGTGGTCGGACCCGAGGCACCCCTCGTGGCGGGGGTGAGCGACGCGGTGCGCGAGGCCGGCTTCGCCTGCTTCGGGCCGTCCAGGGACGCGGCCATGATCGAGGGCTCCAAGGCGTTCGCCAAGGAGATCATGCAGGCGGCCGACGTGCCCACCGCGCGGTCCCGCACGTGCACCACCGAGGCGGAGGCCGCGGCGGCGCTCGACGAGTTCGGGGCCCCGTACGTGGTCAAGGACGACGGGCTGGCCGCGGGCAAGGGCGTGGTCGTCACCGGCGACAGGGCCCAGGCGCTCGCGCACGCGCTGGCGTGCGAGCGGGTGGTCATCGAGGAGTACCTCGACGGGCCGGAGGTGTCGCTGTTCGCGCTGTGCGACGGCAGCACGGCGGTGCCGCTGCAGCTCGCCCAGGACTTCAAGCGGGCCTACGACGGCGACGAGGGCCCCAACACCGGCGGCATGGGCGCCTACACGCCGCTGCCCTGGGCGCCCGACGGGCTGACCGACCAGGTCATGCGGGAGGTCGTGCACCCGACGATCGCCGAGCTGTCGCGGCGCGGGCTGCCCTACCAGGGGGTGCTCTACGTCGGGCTGGCGCTGACCTCCAAGGGTCCGAAGGTCGTCGAGTTCAACGCGCGCTTCGGCGACCCGGAGGCGCAGGTGATCCTCGACCGGCTGGAGACGCCGCTGGGCGGGCTGCTGATGGCGTCCGCGACCGGTGAGCTGGGGCTCGACCCGGTGTTCAAGGGCGGCTCCGCGGTGACCGTGGTGATCGCGGCGGAGCACTATCCGGAGGCGCCGGTCAAGGGCGACGCGATCGCGGGGCTGGAGCCGACGCCTGACGCGTACGTGCTGCACGCCGGCACGACGCAGGACGGCGACACCCTCGTCTCCAACGGCGGGCGGGTGCTCAGCGTCGTCGGCCACGGCCCCGACCAGGAGAGCGCGCGCCGGGCGGCCTACGACCTCGTCGGCCGGATCACGATGCGCGGCTCCTTCCACCGGACGGACATCGCCCGATGA
- a CDS encoding rhodanese-like domain-containing protein, translating to MSNEPAIAHFTARLSFETDVADVAADLAASAPGLVVVDSRSRESWDQGHIEGAVHLPHREIATRAAALIPKDALVVTYCWGPGCNGATRAALEFAKLGYRVKEMIGGFEYWAREGFAVETASGVTRRPVDALTAPISGAACAC from the coding sequence ATGTCGAACGAGCCCGCCATCGCGCACTTCACCGCCCGCCTGTCCTTCGAGACCGACGTCGCCGACGTGGCCGCCGACCTGGCCGCCTCGGCCCCCGGCCTGGTCGTCGTCGACTCGCGCAGCCGCGAGAGCTGGGACCAGGGCCACATCGAGGGCGCCGTGCATCTGCCGCACCGCGAGATCGCCACCAGGGCGGCGGCGCTGATCCCGAAGGACGCGCTGGTCGTCACCTACTGCTGGGGCCCAGGCTGCAACGGCGCCACCCGGGCCGCGCTGGAGTTCGCCAAGCTGGGCTACCGGGTCAAGGAGATGATCGGCGGCTTCGAGTACTGGGCGCGGGAGGGCTTCGCCGTGGAGACCGCCTCGGGCGTCACCCGCCGCCCGGTGGACGCGCTGACGGCGCCGATTTCCGGTGCCGCCTGTGCGTGCTGA
- a CDS encoding EamA family transporter, which produces MSANAADGRRTLMIWGALAIVYVVWGSTYLGIKIAIETMPPLFHGSLRFVAAGLLLAGFLLVTKRLAPFRMTLKQLGGAALVGLLLLTGGNGMVAVAEQHISSGLAALLVASVPLWLVVLRLAFRDRPALLTLVGVLVGFGGVAALSLNGGGESAGTTGIVVILLGSVSWSIGSFLSSRIPMPPNVWTASAVEMLAGGMGLAVVGASVGERFDLAAVSGRSWAALAYLVLVGSLVGFTAYTWLLGNAPISLVSTYAYVNPIVAVILGVLIVNEHVTVQIVLGGLVILLGVALVVSTERRAKARAAPTPETVPASR; this is translated from the coding sequence ATGAGTGCAAACGCTGCTGACGGTCGACGGACGCTCATGATCTGGGGCGCGCTGGCGATCGTCTACGTGGTGTGGGGCTCGACGTACCTCGGCATCAAGATCGCCATCGAGACCATGCCGCCGCTGTTCCACGGCTCCTTGCGGTTCGTGGCAGCCGGTCTGCTGCTCGCGGGCTTCCTGCTCGTCACGAAGAGGCTGGCGCCCTTCAGGATGACGCTGAAGCAGCTCGGCGGCGCCGCACTCGTCGGGCTGCTGCTGCTGACCGGCGGCAACGGCATGGTGGCGGTGGCCGAGCAGCACATCTCCAGCGGGCTGGCCGCGCTGCTCGTGGCGTCGGTGCCGCTGTGGCTGGTGGTGCTCAGGCTCGCCTTCAGGGACCGGCCCGCGCTGCTGACGCTGGTGGGGGTGCTGGTCGGGTTCGGCGGGGTGGCCGCGCTGTCGCTGAACGGCGGCGGCGAGAGCGCCGGCACGACCGGGATCGTGGTGATCCTGCTCGGGTCCGTGTCCTGGTCGATCGGCTCGTTCCTGTCGTCGCGCATCCCCATGCCACCCAACGTGTGGACGGCCAGCGCCGTCGAGATGCTCGCCGGCGGCATGGGGCTGGCCGTGGTCGGCGCCTCCGTCGGGGAGCGGTTCGACCTGGCGGCCGTGTCGGGGCGGTCGTGGGCGGCGCTGGCGTACCTGGTGCTGGTGGGGTCGCTCGTCGGGTTCACCGCCTACACCTGGCTGCTGGGCAACGCGCCGATCTCGCTGGTCTCGACGTACGCCTACGTCAACCCGATCGTCGCCGTCATCCTGGGCGTGCTGATCGTCAACGAGCACGTGACCGTGCAGATCGTGCTCGGCGGCCTGGTGATCCTGCTCGGCGTCGCCCTGGTGGTCTCCACGGAGCGGCGCGCCAAGGCCCGGGCGGCACCCACACCCGAGACCGTCCCCGCCTCCCGCTGA
- a CDS encoding GTP cyclohydrolase IIa: protein MTPDLTIGVVGPHDLVERVMLMGHAAAPLPCRLVAAAYRDEQEAPDKVTRLGPGVDACLFASPVPYDLARRSGVLTMPATYVQLGGAALVAALAKAALDTRMDPQRVSIDVVSRADVEEAYTDLGIPAADVHSRDEPGATGTIAAYHERLARQGATTGALTCLPAVAERLHTAGVPVIRIRPTSAAVRTALHTAALLGAHHRLEESQLTVVLVEVPTLREPVRRAAPRYWRDELRLSLHRLLVQEANRINATVWPIDDHSYLVTATRGSIAAATDGFRVLPFAARIRDELGLAVEVGVGMGRTTHDAESHARAALARTQAGKQAQGFAVDREGRALIPAPRMPPTGATALKPKGVEVLARLAAKLEGGDTVVDAEGAGKMLGVTPRTARRLLRTLVDEGLAWPLPPNRTPQPGRPRQLYRLIVEKLGPR, encoded by the coding sequence ATGACACCGGACCTCACCATCGGCGTGGTCGGACCCCACGACCTGGTCGAGCGAGTCATGCTGATGGGTCACGCCGCGGCACCGCTTCCGTGTCGCCTGGTCGCCGCGGCGTACCGCGACGAGCAGGAGGCGCCCGACAAGGTGACGAGGCTCGGTCCCGGTGTCGACGCGTGCCTGTTCGCCAGCCCGGTCCCCTATGACCTGGCCAGGCGATCGGGCGTGCTGACGATGCCCGCGACGTACGTGCAACTCGGCGGAGCAGCATTGGTGGCGGCGCTGGCCAAGGCGGCGCTGGACACCCGGATGGACCCGCAGCGGGTCAGCATCGACGTGGTCAGCAGGGCCGATGTCGAGGAGGCGTACACCGACCTCGGCATCCCCGCGGCGGACGTGCACAGCCGCGACGAGCCGGGCGCCACCGGCACGATCGCGGCCTACCACGAACGCCTGGCCCGGCAGGGCGCCACCACGGGAGCTCTGACGTGCCTGCCCGCGGTGGCCGAACGCCTGCACACCGCGGGCGTACCGGTCATCAGGATCAGGCCGACCTCCGCGGCGGTCCGCACGGCGCTGCACACAGCGGCGCTGCTCGGCGCGCATCACCGGCTGGAGGAGTCGCAGCTCACCGTGGTGCTGGTGGAGGTGCCGACATTGCGGGAGCCCGTACGCCGCGCCGCGCCGCGTTACTGGCGCGACGAGCTGCGGCTGTCGCTGCACCGGCTCCTGGTCCAGGAGGCGAACCGGATCAACGCCACCGTCTGGCCGATCGACGATCACAGCTACCTGGTGACCGCCACCAGGGGCTCGATCGCGGCGGCGACCGACGGGTTCAGGGTGTTGCCGTTCGCCGCCAGGATCAGGGACGAGCTGGGGCTGGCGGTCGAAGTCGGGGTCGGCATGGGGCGCACGACGCACGACGCCGAGTCGCACGCCAGGGCCGCGCTGGCCCGCACGCAGGCGGGCAAGCAGGCACAGGGCTTCGCGGTCGACCGCGAGGGGCGGGCGCTCATCCCGGCCCCGCGGATGCCGCCGACCGGGGCCACCGCGCTGAAGCCCAAGGGGGTGGAGGTGCTGGCCAGGCTGGCGGCCAAGCTCGAAGGCGGCGACACCGTGGTCGATGCCGAGGGCGCCGGCAAGATGCTCGGGGTCACGCCTCGTACGGCCCGGCGGTTGCTGCGCACGTTGGTTGACGAGGGACTCGCGTGGCCGCTTCCGCCGAACCGTACGCCGCAGCCCGGCAGGCCGCGCCAGCTCTACCGGCTGATCGTGGAGAAGCTCGGACCGCGCTGA
- a CDS encoding adenylosuccinate synthase, whose protein sequence is MPAAVLVGAQWGDEGKGKATDLLGGDVDYVVRYQGGNNAGHTVVIGDQKYALHLLPTGILSPEVVPVIGNGVVIDPGVLLSEIDGLAARGISAERLLISANAHLIMPHHKALDKVTERYLGKAKIGTTGRGIGPAYGDKIYRMGVRVQDLLDPGILAKKIEVALTEKNQVLTKVYNRRGIDPAQVLEEYLAYAERLKPHIADTSLVLSKALDEGKFVLLEGGQGTLLDIDHGTYPFVTSSSPTSGGACAGAGIPPNRLTKIIGILKAYTTRVGSGPFPTELTDEMGEWLRTTGGEYGVTTGRDRRCGWFDAVIARYATRVNGVTDYFLTKLDVLSGLERIPVCVAYEVDGVRHDEIPMTQTDFHHAKPVYEEFPGWQEDISSAKSFEDLPPNAQSYVRTLEEMSGAPISAIGVGPGRDQTIVVRSLV, encoded by the coding sequence ATGCCGGCTGCCGTTCTCGTTGGTGCCCAGTGGGGCGATGAGGGCAAGGGCAAGGCCACCGACCTGCTCGGTGGCGACGTCGACTACGTCGTCCGCTATCAGGGGGGCAACAACGCGGGACACACCGTGGTCATCGGTGATCAGAAATACGCGCTGCACCTGCTCCCCACGGGGATCCTGTCGCCGGAGGTGGTGCCGGTCATCGGCAACGGCGTGGTGATCGACCCCGGCGTGCTGCTCAGCGAGATCGACGGGCTGGCCGCTCGCGGCATCTCCGCCGAGCGGCTGCTGATCAGCGCGAACGCCCACCTGATCATGCCGCACCACAAGGCCCTGGACAAGGTCACCGAGCGCTACCTGGGCAAGGCGAAGATCGGCACCACCGGTCGCGGCATCGGCCCCGCGTACGGCGACAAGATCTACCGCATGGGCGTGCGCGTGCAGGACCTGCTCGACCCGGGGATCCTGGCCAAGAAGATCGAGGTCGCGCTGACCGAGAAGAACCAGGTGCTCACCAAGGTCTACAACCGGCGCGGCATCGACCCGGCGCAGGTGCTGGAGGAGTACCTCGCCTACGCCGAGCGGCTCAAGCCGCACATCGCCGACACCTCGCTGGTGCTCTCCAAGGCGCTGGACGAGGGCAAGTTCGTGCTGCTGGAGGGTGGTCAGGGCACGCTGCTCGACATCGACCACGGCACCTACCCGTTCGTCACCTCCTCCTCCCCGACGTCGGGCGGCGCGTGCGCGGGCGCCGGCATCCCGCCGAACCGGCTCACGAAGATCATCGGCATCCTGAAGGCGTACACCACCCGCGTCGGCTCCGGGCCGTTCCCGACCGAGCTGACGGACGAGATGGGCGAGTGGCTGCGCACGACGGGCGGCGAGTACGGCGTCACGACCGGCCGCGACCGCCGCTGCGGCTGGTTCGACGCGGTGATCGCCCGGTACGCCACCCGCGTCAACGGCGTCACCGACTACTTCCTGACCAAGCTCGACGTGCTGTCGGGGCTGGAGCGGATCCCGGTGTGCGTGGCGTACGAGGTGGACGGCGTGCGGCACGACGAGATCCCGATGACGCAGACCGACTTCCACCACGCCAAGCCGGTCTACGAGGAGTTCCCCGGCTGGCAGGAGGACATCTCCAGCGCCAAGTCGTTCGAGGACCTGCCGCCGAACGCGCAGTCCTACGTGCGCACGCTGGAGGAGATGAGCGGCGCGCCGATCTCCGCGATCGGCGTGGGCCCGGGGCGTGACCAGACGATCGTGGTGCGCTCGCTGGTCTAG
- a CDS encoding phosphoribosylaminoimidazolesuccinocarboxamide synthase, whose amino-acid sequence MKHLHSGKVRDLYETDEGLLLMVASDRLSAFDYVLEPDIPDKGAILTQMSLWWFDQLKDVVPNHVVAPGDDARSVVCKPLKMVQVECVARGYLAGGGLNEYRAGGTVSGVLLPEGLEDGSRLPEPIFTPSTKAPMGQHDEPISYEQVEAEVGAELAAELRRITLAVYTRGAQIARERGIILADTKIELGWDSDGVLTLGDEVLTPDSSRFWPADEWQPGRAQPSFDKQYVRDWLLSPESGWDKASGNPPPRLPDHVVERTRQRYLEAYERVTRSSFSG is encoded by the coding sequence ATGAAGCACCTGCACTCCGGCAAGGTCCGCGACCTGTACGAGACCGACGAGGGCCTGCTGCTGATGGTCGCCTCCGACCGCCTGTCGGCCTTCGACTACGTGTTGGAGCCCGACATCCCCGACAAGGGGGCCATCCTCACGCAGATGTCGCTGTGGTGGTTCGACCAGCTCAAGGACGTCGTGCCCAACCACGTGGTGGCGCCCGGCGACGACGCGCGCAGCGTGGTGTGCAAGCCGCTGAAGATGGTCCAGGTCGAGTGCGTGGCCAGGGGCTACCTGGCCGGGGGCGGGCTGAACGAGTACCGCGCCGGCGGCACGGTGTCCGGCGTGCTGCTGCCCGAGGGGCTGGAGGACGGCTCCCGGCTGCCAGAGCCGATCTTCACGCCGTCCACCAAGGCGCCGATGGGGCAGCACGACGAGCCGATCTCCTACGAGCAGGTCGAGGCGGAGGTCGGCGCCGAGCTGGCGGCGGAGCTGCGGCGGATCACGCTGGCCGTCTACACGCGCGGCGCGCAGATCGCCCGTGAGCGGGGCATCATCCTGGCCGACACCAAGATCGAGCTGGGCTGGGACAGCGACGGCGTGCTGACCCTCGGCGACGAGGTGCTGACGCCCGACTCCTCGCGGTTCTGGCCGGCCGACGAATGGCAGCCGGGAAGGGCACAGCCCTCTTTTGACAAGCAATATGTACGCGATTGGTTGCTATCGCCCGAATCCGGATGGGACAAAGCCTCAGGAAACCCACCACCTCGGCTCCCCGACCATGTGGTGGAGCGCACGCGGCAGCGATACCTAGAAGCGTATGAGCGCGTCACGAGGTCTTCCTTTAGCGGATGA
- the murA gene encoding UDP-N-acetylglucosamine 1-carboxyvinyltransferase, with translation MVRYRVRGGNALRGTAFIQGAKNAVLPMIGAALLAPKGRTVLRNVPIIEDVRRAVELAEAIGAYVELHESERTLVIDASRLNSPVLPAEIARRFRGSVLFTPALLHRLGEAIVEGVGGCNLGSRNLDFHYLGYKRLGAIVDEGETVIHVKASGLTGATLYLDTPSHTGTENLIMAAALARGTTVIENAALEPEVLDVIDMLTKMGARISGGGTGFITVEGVDELHAVEHTVMPDRLDAGVFAMAAALTGGEVSLVGTGLDLGVVRYKLEQMGVEFHRQGAVLHVRCDGPLRPINIITDTYPGFATDLQSPMMTVAALAEGTSYIHERIFDGRFALAGELNKMGANVEVDGSRAIVRGRTPLKGAQVTAHDLRSGIALVLAGLAAEGETLIDSGYLIDRGHAHLAARMRALGADITREISER, from the coding sequence ATGGTCCGTTACCGCGTGCGCGGTGGCAACGCACTGCGTGGAACCGCGTTCATTCAGGGCGCGAAGAACGCCGTGCTGCCCATGATCGGTGCGGCCCTGCTCGCCCCGAAAGGCCGCACCGTCCTGCGCAACGTGCCGATCATCGAAGACGTCCGCCGCGCGGTCGAGCTGGCCGAGGCGATCGGTGCGTACGTCGAGCTGCACGAGTCCGAGCGCACGCTGGTCATCGACGCCTCCCGGCTGAACAGCCCCGTATTGCCCGCCGAGATCGCCAGGCGGTTCCGCGGCTCGGTGCTGTTCACCCCGGCGCTGCTGCACCGCCTCGGCGAGGCGATCGTCGAAGGGGTCGGCGGCTGCAACCTCGGCAGCCGCAACCTCGACTTCCACTACCTCGGCTACAAGCGGCTGGGCGCGATCGTGGACGAGGGTGAGACCGTCATCCACGTCAAGGCGTCCGGGCTGACCGGGGCGACGCTCTACCTCGACACCCCCTCGCACACCGGCACAGAAAACCTCATCATGGCAGCCGCTCTGGCCAGGGGCACCACCGTGATCGAGAACGCGGCGCTGGAGCCGGAGGTGCTCGACGTCATCGACATGCTCACCAAGATGGGCGCGCGCATCAGCGGCGGCGGCACCGGGTTCATCACCGTCGAGGGCGTGGACGAGCTGCACGCCGTCGAGCACACCGTGATGCCCGACCGCCTCGACGCGGGCGTCTTCGCGATGGCGGCGGCGCTCACCGGGGGCGAGGTCAGCCTCGTGGGCACCGGCCTGGACCTGGGGGTCGTGCGCTACAAGCTGGAGCAGATGGGGGTCGAGTTCCACCGCCAGGGTGCCGTCCTGCACGTCCGTTGCGACGGCCCGCTGCGTCCGATCAACATCATCACCGACACCTACCCCGGCTTCGCCACCGACCTGCAGTCGCCGATGATGACCGTCGCGGCGCTGGCCGAGGGCACCAGCTACATCCACGAGCGCATCTTCGACGGCCGTTTCGCGCTGGCCGGCGAGCTGAACAAGATGGGCGCCAACGTCGAGGTCGACGGCAGCCGGGCGATCGTGCGCGGCCGCACGCCGCTCAAGGGCGCCCAGGTGACGGCGCACGACCTGCGCTCCGGCATCGCGCTCGTGCTCGCCGGGCTGGCGGCCGAAGGCGAGACCCTGATCGACTCGGGATACCTGATCGATCGCGGTCACGCGCATCTCGCCGCGCGAATGCGCGCGCTCGGGGCGGACATTACACGAGAGATTTCCGAACGCTAA
- a CDS encoding GNAT family N-acetyltransferase, producing the protein MEGWVISRNAPRPVREPWGLRVDVGLPGHVARHIVAAPTPDTLRRLTATLATPGTWLKLCAPAEAVAPLLTSRWAVQDPEFMMTAPLRPDPAEVPAGYHLAVTTRAGVTAARLLTGAGEVAARGQFAIAGTTAVVDQVETAAGHRRRGLGTVVMRTIAATAASMGARTGVLVATAQGQALYSTLGWTLHTPVTAAVLT; encoded by the coding sequence GTGGAGGGGTGGGTCATCTCCAGGAACGCCCCCCGCCCCGTGCGCGAGCCCTGGGGCCTTCGCGTGGACGTCGGCCTGCCCGGCCACGTGGCCAGGCACATCGTGGCCGCCCCGACGCCGGACACCCTGCGCCGCCTCACGGCCACCCTCGCCACGCCCGGCACCTGGCTGAAACTCTGCGCCCCCGCCGAGGCCGTCGCCCCGCTCCTGACCTCGCGCTGGGCCGTCCAGGACCCGGAGTTCATGATGACGGCCCCGCTGAGGCCCGACCCCGCCGAGGTCCCGGCCGGCTACCACCTGGCCGTCACCACCAGGGCGGGCGTCACCGCGGCCCGCCTGCTGACGGGAGCGGGCGAGGTCGCGGCGCGCGGCCAGTTCGCCATCGCGGGCACGACGGCCGTCGTGGACCAGGTGGAGACGGCCGCCGGGCATCGCCGGCGCGGGCTCGGCACGGTCGTCATGCGGACGATCGCCGCCACGGCCGCCTCGATGGGCGCCCGCACGGGCGTCCTGGTGGCCACCGCCCAGGGGCAGGCGCTCTACTCGACCCTGGGCTGGACCCTGCACACCCCCGTGACGGCGGCCGTCCTGACCTGA
- the corA gene encoding magnesium/cobalt transporter CorA produces MASIVEFGAYIQGKKVASPGIVEALGLVRAHNESTDGARAFVWVGLHEPAAPEVEWLSEVFGLHPLAVEDAVKAHQRPKVERYGESLFMVLKTIAYLDHDELTATSEIIATGEIMVFLGPDFVVTVRHGAHCSLAGVRERLEDKPKLMNRGPAGVLHAISDHVVDQYLQVADLMQLELEEVEATVFADVSSRDINRIYQLKREMLEMKRAITPLQSPMAALPQRRVIPSEMRDYFRDVGDHLSRVCEQVESSNELCSSILQAALARSNALANEDMRKISSWVAILAVPTMIAGIYGMNFDFMPETKQVWGYPAVLAVMVTACVLLHRGFRRNGWL; encoded by the coding sequence GTGGCGTCCATAGTCGAGTTCGGCGCCTACATCCAGGGCAAGAAGGTCGCCAGCCCTGGCATCGTCGAGGCACTCGGCCTCGTCCGCGCGCACAACGAGAGCACCGACGGCGCCCGCGCGTTCGTCTGGGTGGGCCTGCACGAGCCGGCCGCGCCCGAGGTGGAGTGGCTGTCCGAGGTCTTCGGCCTGCACCCGCTGGCCGTCGAGGACGCCGTCAAGGCCCACCAGCGGCCCAAGGTCGAGCGGTACGGCGAGTCGCTGTTCATGGTGCTCAAGACCATCGCCTACCTCGACCACGACGAGCTGACCGCCACCAGCGAGATCATCGCCACCGGCGAGATCATGGTGTTCCTCGGCCCCGACTTCGTCGTCACGGTGCGCCACGGGGCGCACTGCTCGCTCGCGGGGGTCCGCGAGCGCCTGGAGGACAAGCCGAAGCTGATGAACCGCGGCCCGGCGGGCGTGCTGCACGCCATCTCCGACCATGTGGTCGACCAGTACCTGCAGGTGGCCGACCTCATGCAGCTGGAGCTGGAGGAGGTCGAGGCGACGGTGTTCGCGGACGTCAGCTCCCGCGACATCAACCGGATCTACCAGCTCAAGCGCGAGATGCTGGAGATGAAGCGGGCGATCACGCCGCTGCAGTCGCCCATGGCCGCGCTGCCCCAGCGCCGCGTCATCCCCTCGGAGATGCGCGACTACTTCCGCGACGTCGGGGACCACCTGTCACGCGTGTGTGAGCAGGTCGAGTCCTCCAACGAGCTGTGCAGCTCGATCCTGCAGGCCGCGCTGGCCCGCTCGAACGCCCTCGCCAACGAGGACATGCGGAAGATCTCCTCCTGGGTGGCCATCCTGGCCGTGCCGACGATGATCGCCGGGATCTACGGCATGAACTTCGACTTCATGCCGGAGACCAAGCAGGTCTGGGGCTATCCGGCGGTGCTGGCCGTGATGGTCACAGCCTGTGTGCTGCTGCACCGCGGCTTCCGCCGCAACGGCTGGCTCTAG
- a CDS encoding DUF3151 domain-containing protein, protein MDNLLAGPPPTHLPDLPEAREALESGVKASDVAARFPAYPAAWAALAEEYFAQGHAVTSYAFARTGYHRGLDALRRSGWKGHGPVPWEHEPNRGFLRCLYALSRAAQAIGEKDEAERCLQFLKDSTESGYDALTKG, encoded by the coding sequence ATGGATAACCTTCTCGCCGGGCCGCCCCCGACGCACCTGCCGGACCTGCCCGAGGCCAGAGAGGCGCTGGAGTCGGGTGTCAAGGCCTCCGACGTGGCCGCCCGTTTCCCCGCCTACCCGGCGGCCTGGGCCGCTCTCGCGGAGGAGTACTTCGCCCAGGGGCACGCCGTCACCTCCTACGCCTTCGCCCGCACCGGTTACCACCGCGGGCTCGACGCGCTGCGCCGCAGCGGCTGGAAGGGGCACGGCCCCGTCCCGTGGGAGCACGAGCCGAACCGGGGGTTCCTGCGCTGCCTCTACGCCCTGTCCAGAGCGGCGCAGGCGATCGGTGAGAAGGACGAGGCGGAGCGATGCCTGCAGTTCCTCAAGGACAGCACAGAAAGCGGGTACGACGCGCTGACCAAGGGCTAG